A genomic segment from Triticum dicoccoides isolate Atlit2015 ecotype Zavitan chromosome 1A, WEW_v2.0, whole genome shotgun sequence encodes:
- the LOC119276194 gene encoding nuclear pore complex protein NUP50B-like, protein MADEEHAQTSRKRVADKQINKDHPEPDDDSSEQETGTFKKASEEVMATRKIVKVRRQQPSAAASSNPFSAIRFTPSDSIAQASIIVSEPPPSDVSNGKSSALTEAPSQLVESDGKIEVTVDGTGDDKVVVEEPKEDNSKTSEIEGKTNDGDAEEKKAVDEAAGEDKVSKDDDEKNGEAESGTKDGSSEQKDADNKGQSSSPTPLFSFTNLSSGQNAFTGLAGTGFSGSSFSFGSGSKDSSNAPLFGLKSDGSSFPSFNIGATNNGSSAPSLATAADAPKKFAMSEGPVETGEENEKAVFTADSAIYEYLDGGWKERGRGELKLNVPVSGGERSRLVMRAKGNYRLILNASLYDDMTLKDMDKKGVTFACINSIGESPSGLTTFALKFKDTGIREDFKAAVETHKAKKASDTPKTHEGSPKAPDV, encoded by the coding sequence ATGGCGGACGAGGAACATGCTCAAACTTCTAGGAAGAGGGTTGCAGACAAACAAATCAACAAGGATCACCCCGAGCCTGATGATGACTCATCGGAACAAGAGACGGGAACATTTAAGAAAGCTAGTGAAGAAGTGATGGCAACCCGGAAGATTGTAAAGGTTCGCCGTCAGCAGCCATCAGCAGCTGCTTCTTCAAATCCTTTCTCTGCAATTAGATTCACGCCCAGTGATTCCATTGCTCAAGCAAGTATCATAGTCTCAGAGCCTCCACCTTCTGATGTTAGCAATGGCAAGTCCAGTGCCTTAACTGAAGCACCCTCTCAACTTGTTGAGTCAGATGGCAAGATAGAAGTTACAGTGGATGGAACTGGTGATGACAAAGTGGTTGTTGAAGAACCCAAGGAAGATAACAGCAAGACATCTGAAATCGAGGGCAAAACAAATGATGGAGATGCTGAAGAGAAGAAAGCAGTGGATGAAGCTGCAGGTGAAGATAAAGTTAGCAAGGATGATGATGAGAAAAATGGTGAAGCTGAATCGGGAACCAAGGATGGATCATCTGAGCAGAAGGATGCTGATAACAAAGGGCAGTCATCATCGCCGACACCTCTTTTCTCCTTCACCAATCTGTCAAGTGGCCAAAATGCTTTCACAGGACTGGCTGGAACTGGATTTTCAGGCTCATCATTTTCATTTGGCTCGGGCTCTAAAGACAGCTCAAATGCTCCCCTATTTGGGCTAAAGAGTGATGGCTCATCATTCCCTTCTTTCAACATTGGTGCTACCAACAATGGGAGTTCTGCCCCATCACTCGCCACTGCAGCAGACGCACCGAAGAAATTTGCCATGTCAGAGGGCCCAGTTGAAACCGGCGAAGAGAACGAGAAGGCTGTATTCACTGCTGACTCTGCTATATACGAGTACCTCGACGGCGGCTGGAAGGAAAGAGGAAGGGGTGAACTGAAGCTGAACGTCCCGGTATCTGGCGGTGAGAGATCTCGGCTCGTCATGAGGGCCAAGGGCAACTACCGGCTCATTCTGAATGCAAGCCTTTATGATGACATGACACTGAAGGACATGGACAAGAAGGGCGTGACGTTTGCTTGCATCAACAGCATCGGCGAATCACCGAGCGGGCTCACCACATTTGCTCTGAAGTTCAAGGATACCGGCATCCGGGAAGATTTCAAGGCTGCAGTGGAGACGCACAAGGCGAAGAAGGCTTCGGACACGCCAAAGACTCATGAGGGCTCCCCGAAGGCGCCCGACGTTTGA